DNA sequence from the Candidatus Poribacteria bacterium genome:
CAATTTCACTCGGTAGTTTGGGGACAGCGTTGGGGTCTATTGCCATGTAAACGGCATCCAAACGGGTATCGCCTTCCCTAGACCAAAATGTAACGGTATGTTTCCCCAATTTCAGATCAAAGGTCAACGGATTCTTTTCGCGCCATTTTACTTTTGCCCACGTCCACTCCTGATGCTGACCTGTATCCCAGATCATGTTGGCATCACCCGGTTGTGGACTTTTCTTCTGATCGACTGTGACATGGAAAGAGTCCTTCGCCGTATCTTGGGCAATCACCCGCCCCCACATCGTGTACTGACCGGGTGTTCTAACGTTAATCACGAAATCGGCTTTACCGGGGTGGCGACCACCGCCGCCCTTTCCCGCGGATATATACATACCGCCTGAAGCTTTCTTATCTTCATAAATTTCCATGATTGCTACAATTTCATCTGCGTCTTCGGCTTCAAAGCCAATCTCAGTAGCAATGCAATAACCGACCAATCCCAATACAAGCAGTACAAATTGAATCAATAACAACCGCATATATTTCATGCATATATCCTCCTTTGCTCAACTCAGGCATGGATAAGTTGGCGAAGGTATTGTTGATATTAACAATATTAACAATTCCTGCATTATTTGTCAAGAAAAAATTCCATTTTTTCTTGCGTAATATAGTTATGTCGTAGCAATTTTCATGCCAAAGTTAACTCAAATGTGAAACCGCTCTAAAATAGGGCTTTTCGCTAATTCTACCCGACATATTACTTTTGCTGTTCAACTTTTGGACAGCCCCGTTCAAAAGCCAAGAGTTTGTGGCACCCACAAAGGCGGTTCTCTCTACAAGATGTCCACAGCGCATCTCATAAATAGTTGAGTTTTATTTAATACAGACGCTGCCCCTAATGAAGTTTAAGAAAATATTTGGGTAATTCTATCAAGGACAGTTCTCAATCAAGACGGTTCTATTATCCTATAAATCCTGATTCAGACAACGGACACCTATATTACCCGATTAAATTATTAATCTTCATACGGGGCGTGGAAGGGACTGCAAACCTTTTCTGAAACGTGTGAAATCTGTTAGTAGCAACTTGGGTTATAATTGTTAAAATGCCCTCAGGACCTTTGCTACCAGACGCTGTTTGAATTCCAAAGCGTTTGGATCGCCAAGGATAATGAAAAAGTCCGTGCCGACGTAGCCTGATCGGCGTAATGCGAAGTAGATGTTGATACTCTCGTCTTGCCAGATTAACCGACTGCCAAGACTCAAGGCGGGGCTGAAGTCATAAGTGAGTGTTAGAATCTGTTGGTAGCGTCTCTCAAAATGCCACTGGATTCGTGAGGAAAGCCCCGCGGTGAAACCATAAGCACGAAGATTTAGATTTCCGCTGATGCGATGAATCTTCTCACCTGCCTGTTGACCTGAATTGTAGGTAATACCGATATTATTGAACCTGTCAGAAGCACGCGCACGTAATCCGATGCTGAAAACACTATCGCTGAATTCTTCAAATTGCCCGCCCCTCCAGCCAGCGGCAAGTGCGTAGTCACTATGTGTTAGGATAAGTGAGGATATATAGAAGTCACGCCGGAAGACCTCACCTTCATAAGTGTTAGAGATTTGGCTTTGAACAGAAACGGAGGCTCTGCGGAAGAATCCTTCACGCCACTCGTTTTTGACGAAACTACCCAAACCTACGCCGCGGTAGCCAGTGAAGGGAAGGTAACCGAGTCTATTGACGAGATCCGGATCTACAAAAAACGCGGACAGGTAGTGTTGGAAGAGCGATCCGTTGTAGCCTATACTGACAAATCCATTCCTTCCATCCGATTCATCTGCCCAAGTTTGGATGAGGTTAGAACCCACTGAAAATTTACCGTGTCGCACGTCCCCGGAAAGGTAACCGACATTGTTCGCTCCAGTGTCCCGGTGATGATGCGAAAGGAACGCCGCGCTGATATTAGATGTTGCTGTGAGCGATTGTGAGACTTGAAGAATAGCGTTCTGGTTGTTCCGGTGATATGTGCCTAAGGTCCCGACTGAGGTGTTTTTCGCAAGTTTGCCAAAAAGTTTAAGCCCTCCGTCCATATCTGTTATCCGCCGCGAATGGAACAGCCGACCGAGGCGATAGACATTGCCACCTTCCGAAAAGAACGGACGGCGATCAGGCACGTAGCGTTCACCGTAGGAGAAATCAATGTCTTCTACGGCTTGTTCAATGTTATCAAAATCGGGGTTGGCGGTCCCAATGAGCCGTAGCTGCGGGGTAACTTCATAACGGAGGTCCGCTCCCGCGCGAGCCGTATACTCTCTGTCATCGGTTTCCGTTTCACTGATACCACCAATCAGATAGGGTAACAACTTGAGTTCGCGCGTGCGAGGCGGGGGTAGCACATCAATCCAGTGTCCATCGTTTTCCCGAAATTCCTGAACACCAAGATTACACCACCACGAACGTTCCCCAGTGCGTTGCTGTTCTCTGTCAAAGTTGATACCCATCCACACCGGTTTAGTTGTGTCAGGATAATCCAGCATCTGCCATGGGATTTCCATCTCTACAACCCATCCATCTTCCACAATCTGGGCAGCAGTTTTCCATAGTCCGATCCACTCACTTTTCTCAGCGCGTCCGGTGGCGAGATGTGCGAATTTCGTGCCGAGCGGATTTACAATAAAGAAGTTTCTGTCGGAAAATTGGTGTGTATGAAACGGGTCAAGACTGAAGGAG
Encoded proteins:
- a CDS encoding DUF5916 domain-containing protein yields the protein MKKAKYTTAKTDIARQSTTSKHTKRKIYAIIIFTISSFSLFANLQTWAAENIQTVQKELPALKIDQPPIIDGVLDDACWQDAPQAIGFTDERTEKPAKDQSIGHLVYTDTAIYVGLHLYDDMPDKIVARQTKDQTRIRGEDWVSFSLDPFHTHQFSDRNFFIVNPLGTKFAHLATGRAEKSEWIGLWKTAAQIVEDGWVVEMEIPWQMLDYPDTTKPVWMGINFDREQQRTGERSWWCNLGVQEFRENDGHWIDVLPPPRTRELKLLPYLIGGISETETDDREYTARAGADLRYEVTPQLRLIGTANPDFDNIEQAVEDIDFSYGERYVPDRRPFFSEGGNVYRLGRLFHSRRITDMDGGLKLFGKLAKNTSVGTLGTYHRNNQNAILQVSQSLTATSNISAAFLSHHHRDTGANNVGYLSGDVRHGKFSVGSNLIQTWADESDGRNGFVSIGYNGSLFQHYLSAFFVDPDLVNRLGYLPFTGYRGVGLGSFVKNEWREGFFRRASVSVQSQISNTYEGEVFRRDFYISSLILTHSDYALAAGWRGGQFEEFSDSVFSIGLRARASDRFNNIGITYNSGQQAGEKIHRISGNLNLRAYGFTAGLSSRIQWHFERRYQQILTLTYDFSPALSLGSRLIWQDESINIYFALRRSGYVGTDFFIILGDPNALEFKQRLVAKVLRAF